The following proteins come from a genomic window of Candidatus Obscuribacter sp.:
- a CDS encoding MFS transporter translates to MTAKLDTDMDKVLTKISVRLLPFLFVLYIISYLDRINLSFAALQMNQDLKFSDQSFGFGAGIFFLGYCIFGIPSNFIIQKFGPRRWIGLIMVLWGLVTVLMCVVHEPVGFYIMRFILGAAEAGFFPGMLLYLTFWFPRAQYGTAVARFMTAIPAAGLLGSALAAHTLSMNGFMGIAGWKWLFIATGAPAIILGFLVPLLIPDKPEQASWLDKDEKASLTTLLASEQNSAGETKESKLAALKTPRVWQFALIYFSLTISMYGFQLWLPQIIKSFVKNDIQVSLISAIPALFQALGMLLIARSSDKKNERRLHLVAACLLTFLSLTMAALAPLPWLKLVALCVAAAGIWGAVGPFWALTRNNLSIQAQAGGIAFINSVGNLGGFAGPYIIGLIKQISPDFNTSLLALALTSIVASLLAYAAKNELNSKTS, encoded by the coding sequence ATGACAGCCAAGCTCGATACTGATATGGACAAAGTTTTGACTAAAATCTCAGTCAGACTACTGCCCTTTCTTTTTGTCCTCTATATAATCTCTTACCTTGACCGTATCAATCTTTCATTTGCCGCATTGCAAATGAATCAAGACCTGAAATTTTCTGATCAATCTTTTGGATTTGGTGCTGGCATATTTTTTCTTGGATATTGCATCTTTGGCATACCAAGCAATTTTATCATCCAAAAATTCGGACCAAGGCGCTGGATTGGTCTGATCATGGTGCTCTGGGGACTGGTCACGGTGCTTATGTGCGTGGTGCATGAACCAGTCGGTTTTTATATTATGCGCTTTATCCTGGGAGCAGCCGAAGCCGGATTTTTTCCTGGCATGTTGCTCTATCTAACGTTTTGGTTTCCCAGAGCGCAGTATGGCACAGCTGTAGCCAGATTTATGACCGCCATACCAGCGGCAGGACTGTTAGGCAGCGCCCTGGCTGCCCATACTCTATCTATGAATGGTTTTATGGGTATCGCGGGCTGGAAGTGGCTCTTTATCGCCACTGGCGCACCAGCCATAATACTGGGATTTTTGGTACCGCTATTAATACCAGACAAACCAGAACAGGCAAGCTGGCTAGACAAAGACGAAAAAGCTAGCCTTACAACACTACTTGCTTCTGAACAGAACTCTGCTGGCGAGACCAAAGAAAGCAAACTGGCAGCGCTTAAAACACCACGAGTCTGGCAATTTGCGTTGATTTACTTTTCACTGACAATCAGTATGTACGGCTTTCAGCTCTGGCTTCCTCAAATCATCAAAAGCTTTGTCAAAAACGATATCCAAGTATCCTTGATTTCAGCCATACCAGCATTGTTTCAAGCCCTGGGCATGCTATTGATTGCACGCTCTTCAGACAAAAAAAACGAACGCAGATTACACCTTGTAGCCGCTTGCTTGCTTACCTTTTTAAGCCTCACCATGGCCGCTTTAGCCCCTTTGCCCTGGCTCAAGCTGGTGGCACTCTGTGTGGCAGCGGCAGGTATTTGGGGAGCGGTGGGTCCATTTTGGGCTTTGACCCGCAACAATTTGAGCATACAAGCTCAGGCTGGCGGTATTGCATTTATCAATAGTGTCGGCAATCTGGGCGGCTTTGCCGGCCCCTATATTATCGGACTGATTAAACAAATCAGCCCGGACTTCAACACGTCGCTACTGGCTTTAGCTCTCACTTCAATAGTGGCCAGTCTGCTAGCTTACGCTGCCAAAAATGAGCTTAACTCAAAAACTTCTTAG
- a CDS encoding protein kinase, whose translation MSQDPRQYSSNNDSERHNYSGDDGPFARVNQGKQGSLRAGATIDDTYVVTGYLGSGSFGEVYKVRQRSTEKEYALKFLPGIDITGNALPRIQNEIKGFARLTHPNIVQVSSTGLHQGAVPYFVMDLVLGETLADWIRLDGTLSLIDALDVFIACADALHFAHQKGLIHKNFTPANIMIMGGKGSTSQRVRVMDFAITRPKTQANSALDQKQQDYQACYMSPEQCLQTRVDARSDIYALGICLFEALTGAPPLHGQTALETMTMHQEVLPPTLSDRQSSQRFPQALEDLMEQLLAKLPDNRLQSMIEVSHILSTIRQKAQPLKLEPGTLDGHRIRPPARKDKSKNGVRPIKMIAALTAGLIIGGALTGLLLQSRGLLPWQKKEKIMVRPIAPEDLDTRLTKPPEPVEAEDTEPAKITEASFFAGKKQKAGIEYNEFRFPSKQSGGTLSFVDTFDTSNFSATGSSAGGSTTGDGSVKITQVEVRGLTLVPAGAKLTYKPSSNAITNLDYLLGFRAADINGLDLSNQSADLKVFCEKALSKFKGLQSLNLTNTSADDSYIPVINSAKKLQDLDLAYSKVTTSGISKLTSLPALHHLSLSHAGKDTKTLVSLLAKADNLNDLILSDMPIKQDQIKQICKIATLVGLTLDKTETTLKDLEPILTHPYFVKIKLRNCPLEPAGTVKLLDKLQGLTEIELANKAWDDKTVKATAQRLKKAHGNANIQTEASESAQTEQAPATTAED comes from the coding sequence ATGTCCCAAGATCCACGCCAATATAGCTCCAATAACGATAGCGAGCGTCACAACTACAGTGGCGACGACGGACCTTTTGCCCGAGTCAATCAAGGCAAACAAGGCTCATTAAGAGCTGGTGCCACTATAGATGATACCTATGTAGTGACTGGTTATCTTGGTAGCGGTAGTTTTGGTGAAGTCTATAAAGTCAGACAACGTAGCACCGAAAAAGAATATGCTCTAAAATTTTTGCCCGGTATTGACATTACAGGCAATGCCCTGCCACGCATCCAAAACGAAATCAAAGGCTTTGCCAGACTGACTCACCCCAATATAGTCCAGGTTAGTAGCACGGGCTTACACCAGGGCGCAGTGCCTTACTTTGTCATGGATCTGGTCCTGGGAGAGACACTGGCTGATTGGATCCGTCTGGATGGCACCTTATCTCTGATTGATGCCCTCGACGTCTTCATCGCTTGTGCCGATGCCCTTCATTTTGCCCACCAAAAAGGACTGATTCACAAAAACTTTACCCCAGCCAATATCATGATCATGGGTGGCAAAGGTAGCACCAGTCAACGCGTCAGAGTGATGGACTTTGCCATAACAAGACCCAAGACTCAAGCAAACAGTGCCCTAGACCAAAAGCAGCAAGACTATCAAGCTTGTTATATGAGCCCGGAGCAGTGCCTCCAAACACGTGTAGATGCTCGCTCCGATATTTATGCTCTAGGTATCTGCCTCTTTGAAGCTTTAACAGGGGCGCCACCGCTGCATGGTCAAACAGCATTAGAAACCATGACCATGCACCAGGAAGTTTTGCCTCCGACATTATCAGATAGACAAAGTAGTCAGAGATTTCCCCAGGCACTTGAAGACTTGATGGAACAACTACTCGCCAAACTACCAGATAACCGTCTGCAAAGCATGATTGAAGTCAGTCATATACTGAGCACCATCAGGCAAAAGGCCCAGCCACTAAAACTGGAGCCAGGCACACTAGATGGTCATCGCATCAGGCCACCAGCCCGCAAAGATAAAAGCAAAAATGGCGTCAGACCAATAAAAATGATTGCTGCACTGACTGCAGGATTAATAATTGGTGGCGCCTTGACTGGTCTACTACTGCAAAGTCGCGGGCTTTTACCCTGGCAAAAAAAAGAAAAAATCATGGTGCGCCCAATCGCTCCAGAAGATCTCGATACCAGGTTGACCAAACCGCCTGAGCCTGTCGAAGCCGAAGACACAGAGCCAGCTAAAATTACTGAGGCTAGCTTTTTTGCGGGCAAAAAGCAAAAAGCTGGCATTGAATACAATGAATTTAGATTTCCCTCAAAACAAAGTGGTGGCACACTTAGCTTTGTCGACACTTTTGATACAAGCAATTTTAGCGCCACCGGTAGTAGCGCTGGAGGTAGCACCACAGGCGATGGCAGTGTAAAAATCACCCAGGTAGAAGTGAGAGGACTGACACTGGTGCCAGCTGGCGCTAAATTGACTTACAAACCTAGTAGCAACGCCATAACCAATCTTGATTATTTATTGGGATTCAGAGCAGCCGACATAAACGGACTTGATTTGAGCAATCAAAGCGCTGATCTCAAAGTGTTTTGTGAGAAGGCCCTGAGTAAGTTTAAGGGTCTGCAATCACTCAATCTCACCAACACCAGTGCCGATGATAGCTATATCCCGGTTATCAACAGCGCCAAAAAACTACAAGACCTTGACCTGGCTTATAGTAAAGTCACTACCAGTGGTATCAGCAAGCTAACATCATTACCAGCATTGCACCACCTCTCGCTGTCGCACGCCGGCAAAGACACAAAAACTCTGGTATCACTGCTGGCTAAAGCAGACAATCTCAACGACCTGATTTTGTCTGACATGCCAATCAAACAAGACCAGATCAAACAAATTTGCAAAATCGCCACTCTTGTTGGTCTCACTTTAGATAAAACTGAGACCACACTTAAGGACCTTGAGCCAATACTGACGCACCCTTATTTTGTCAAAATAAAATTACGCAATTGTCCACTTGAGCCCGCCGGCACAGTTAAACTTTTGGACAAGTTGCAGGGATTAACCGAAATCGAACTGGCAAACAAAGCCTGGGACGATAAAACAGTCAAGGCCACCGCCCAACGCCTAAAGAAGGCGCACGGCAACGCAAACATCCAAACCGAAGCAAGCGAATCAGCCCAGACGGAGCAGGCGCCAGCCACAACCGCTGAAGACTGA
- the ychF gene encoding redox-regulated ATPase YchF — translation MHTDESQEDVVLKAGIVGLPNVGKSTLFNALTASYQAESANYPFCTIEPNVGIVKVPDARLEKLKDLVNPQAVLPAAFEFVDIAGLVRGASKGEGLGNQFLSHIREVDAVVHVVRCFEDENITHVDGQVDPIRDADTIHIELAMADQSSITKRMERLNKQKKQGDKRALLELSIMEKILPFISEVETIDMAVLTDEEIEILPQLQLLSTKPLLYAANVMESELANPDANKFVKALKERAKEEGRPVVIISAQIEAELSALDAEERSSYLDSLGVKDSGVNTLIRAAFDLLGLKTYFTAGEKEVRAWPFESGFTAPKCAGIIHTDFERGFIKAEVIGYKDYVTSGSEKTAREKGLLRLEGKEYVMNDGDVVHFRFNV, via the coding sequence ATTCATACTGATGAATCACAGGAGGACGTCGTGCTTAAGGCTGGAATCGTCGGGCTGCCCAACGTTGGCAAATCCACGTTATTTAACGCACTTACTGCCAGTTACCAGGCAGAAAGCGCCAATTACCCTTTTTGCACTATCGAACCAAATGTAGGCATTGTCAAAGTACCAGATGCCAGACTAGAAAAGCTTAAGGACCTGGTCAACCCCCAGGCAGTTTTACCTGCTGCCTTTGAATTTGTCGATATCGCCGGACTTGTACGCGGAGCCAGTAAGGGAGAGGGTCTCGGTAACCAATTTTTGTCTCACATCAGAGAAGTAGACGCCGTTGTCCACGTTGTACGCTGCTTTGAAGATGAAAATATCACCCACGTAGACGGTCAAGTAGACCCGATAAGAGACGCTGACACAATCCATATTGAACTGGCCATGGCTGACCAGTCATCGATTACAAAGCGTATGGAGCGCCTCAACAAACAAAAAAAACAGGGCGACAAGAGAGCTTTGCTTGAACTAAGCATCATGGAGAAAATTCTGCCATTTATCTCAGAGGTCGAAACTATCGACATGGCTGTTTTAACTGACGAAGAAATTGAAATATTGCCGCAGCTCCAGCTGTTGTCGACCAAGCCTCTGCTTTACGCCGCCAATGTCATGGAAAGCGAACTGGCCAATCCTGACGCCAATAAATTTGTCAAAGCTCTCAAAGAAAGAGCTAAAGAAGAAGGACGCCCGGTAGTAATCATCTCTGCTCAAATCGAAGCTGAACTCTCGGCTCTGGACGCCGAAGAACGCTCATCCTATCTCGACAGCCTGGGGGTAAAAGACTCTGGAGTCAATACTCTCATTCGCGCAGCATTTGACTTGCTCGGTCTCAAAACATACTTTACGGCCGGCGAAAAAGAAGTGAGAGCCTGGCCCTTTGAGTCCGGCTTTACTGCGCCAAAATGCGCCGGCATCATCCATACCGATTTTGAGAGAGGCTTTATCAAAGCTGAAGTGATTGGCTACAAAGACTATGTCACTTCCGGCTCAGAAAAGACCGCCCGAGAAAAAGGACTGTTGCGCCTGGAAGGCAAAGAATACGTGATGAATGACGGTGATGTCGTCCATTTCCGCTTTAACGTATAA
- a CDS encoding DUF2156 domain-containing protein, whose product MAKLQSKVWPVYLVAACTFISGLAGTFQPLLVRLSKYPKLFNLVVPYELYHLSGTIALIFGYILIFLSLNLLRRKRRAWLVAVLLTLLSALLQLAHLGSEHLHQLAGIDLKILVDLPTYSFVPPLVAFSALIYWRGLYTVKSEQRTLKSAINTVLVSMLAVIFYGALGFFLLDKKDFGIDFALTDSILRTIKELTLVGNPDLTAHTRYGGWFLDSLRIYGIVALSGIIYSAFRPVHYYLSTRPRERELAAKILDQCGCTSLDKFKLLPDKSYFFNQQETGFIAYKTEMAVAIALGDATAPAEQMQNLIEEFTIFCHLNGWLVAFLQTTPDYLAVYKSAGLRSLKVGEDGIVDIEQFVSKTINKKTFKSVVKKFDKDGFSLVKYEPPHSEALLTEVESISNQWLSLPGRRERGFSLGQFSRQDLQTDNLYVLRNAQNEGVAFVNQIRSYTPKETTIDMMRYCANAPNGTMDCLFAKLLMALHTQGYKYFSLGLSALSGVGDEPDDSLHEKAMHQVYEHFNRFFSYKGLRTYKAKFEPRWEERYLIYEGSTAQLIKTGLAIARATEK is encoded by the coding sequence ATGGCAAAATTACAAAGCAAAGTTTGGCCTGTCTATTTAGTTGCAGCCTGTACTTTTATTAGCGGTCTGGCCGGTACATTTCAGCCGCTTTTGGTCCGCCTTTCTAAATACCCTAAGCTCTTCAATTTGGTGGTGCCTTATGAGCTGTACCATCTGAGCGGCACAATTGCCCTCATATTTGGCTACATACTTATCTTTCTCAGTCTCAATCTACTCAGACGTAAACGGCGCGCCTGGCTCGTTGCTGTTTTGCTCACTTTGCTTTCGGCACTCTTACAGCTCGCCCACCTTGGCTCAGAGCATCTGCATCAGCTGGCCGGCATTGATCTCAAAATCTTGGTTGATTTACCTACTTACAGTTTTGTGCCACCTCTAGTGGCCTTTAGCGCTCTTATATATTGGCGCGGACTGTACACAGTCAAAAGCGAACAACGCACACTCAAATCAGCTATCAATACCGTTTTAGTCAGTATGCTGGCAGTGATATTTTATGGCGCTCTCGGATTTTTTTTGCTTGATAAAAAGGACTTTGGTATCGACTTTGCGCTGACAGACTCGATATTGCGCACTATCAAAGAGCTGACTCTGGTAGGCAATCCAGACTTGACGGCCCACACCAGATATGGTGGCTGGTTTTTAGACTCACTGCGTATCTACGGCATAGTGGCACTGAGCGGCATTATCTACAGTGCTTTTAGACCAGTGCATTATTATTTGTCGACACGCCCCAGAGAGCGTGAGCTGGCAGCCAAAATCCTTGACCAGTGCGGCTGCACATCACTGGATAAATTCAAATTGTTGCCTGATAAGTCATACTTTTTTAACCAGCAAGAGACTGGCTTTATCGCCTACAAAACCGAAATGGCAGTAGCCATCGCCCTAGGCGACGCCACAGCACCGGCTGAGCAGATGCAAAATCTAATCGAAGAGTTTACTATTTTTTGCCACCTCAACGGCTGGTTGGTAGCCTTTTTGCAGACCACGCCAGACTATCTAGCGGTCTACAAAAGTGCCGGTCTACGCTCGCTCAAAGTAGGCGAGGATGGTATCGTCGACATAGAGCAATTTGTCAGCAAAACAATCAACAAAAAGACTTTTAAAAGCGTCGTTAAAAAGTTTGATAAGGACGGCTTTAGCCTGGTCAAATATGAGCCACCGCACAGTGAGGCGCTATTGACCGAAGTAGAAAGCATCTCTAATCAATGGCTATCGCTGCCAGGCAGGCGCGAGCGAGGCTTTAGTCTGGGGCAATTTAGTCGACAAGACCTGCAAACAGACAATCTCTATGTATTGCGCAATGCTCAAAATGAGGGCGTAGCTTTTGTCAATCAAATCAGGTCTTATACCCCCAAAGAGACAACCATCGATATGATGCGCTACTGCGCTAATGCTCCCAATGGCACCATGGATTGTCTCTTTGCAAAATTACTTATGGCACTGCATACACAGGGCTATAAGTATTTTAGCCTGGGACTATCAGCCCTCTCAGGAGTTGGAGACGAGCCCGATGACTCACTACACGAAAAGGCCATGCACCAGGTCTACGAGCATTTTAATCGGTTTTTTTCGTACAAAGGACTGCGTACTTACAAAGCCAAATTTGAGCCGAGATGGGAAGAGCGTTATTTGATCTATGAAGGCAGTACAGCACAATTGATAAAAACTGGTCTGGCTATTGCCCGCGCCACCGAGAAGTGA
- a CDS encoding aldo/keto reductase, translating into MKRRKLGNAGLEVSELGLGCMGMSWAYGTPDRAQAIATIHRAVALGVDFFDTAELYGPYTNEELLGDALVGRREEVLIATKFGFNLVDGAVRGVNSHPRQIRKVCDESLKRLKTDRIDLFYQHRVDPGIPIEEVVGTVAELVDKGKVRFIGLSEANSETLRKAQRTAPVSALQSEYSLWERGLDFDIIPTARELGIGIVPYSPLGRGFLTGQIKKFEDLSLDDYRRNDPRYQGSNFAKNLKLVQVIAQVANKHDALPAQVALAWVLSKGDDMVPIPGTKRVKYLEQNVEAAQLKLDPVDIEELDSLSATTVGARYDAARMAMIDH; encoded by the coding sequence ATGAAAAGACGCAAACTTGGCAATGCCGGACTGGAAGTCTCGGAGCTGGGACTTGGTTGTATGGGTATGAGCTGGGCTTATGGTACGCCTGATCGTGCCCAGGCTATTGCCACAATTCATAGGGCTGTCGCCCTGGGTGTCGATTTTTTTGATACGGCCGAGCTATATGGACCCTACACCAATGAAGAATTATTAGGTGATGCTCTGGTCGGTCGGCGTGAGGAAGTATTAATTGCCACCAAGTTTGGTTTTAATCTCGTGGATGGCGCTGTCCGTGGCGTAAACAGTCACCCAAGGCAGATTCGCAAAGTTTGTGATGAATCTTTGAAGCGACTTAAGACCGATAGGATAGATCTCTTTTATCAGCACCGGGTCGATCCCGGTATACCAATAGAAGAAGTGGTTGGCACCGTCGCTGAGCTGGTTGATAAGGGTAAGGTGCGTTTTATTGGGCTTTCCGAGGCTAATAGCGAGACATTGCGTAAAGCCCAGCGTACGGCTCCTGTAAGTGCTCTGCAATCCGAATATTCCCTCTGGGAGCGGGGATTGGACTTTGATATCATACCAACTGCCAGAGAATTAGGCATCGGGATTGTGCCATACAGTCCACTGGGCCGCGGCTTTTTGACGGGGCAGATAAAAAAGTTTGAGGACTTATCGCTAGATGATTATCGCCGCAATGATCCCCGCTATCAGGGCTCTAATTTTGCCAAAAATCTAAAGCTTGTCCAGGTAATCGCTCAGGTGGCAAACAAGCATGATGCACTGCCTGCCCAGGTCGCGCTGGCCTGGGTGTTGTCTAAGGGTGACGATATGGTGCCGATACCAGGTACTAAAAGAGTTAAGTATTTAGAGCAAAATGTGGAGGCTGCCCAGCTCAAATTGGATCCAGTCGATATCGAAGAACTGGATAGTTTGAGTGCCACTACAGTTGGTGCGCGTTATGATGCTGCTCGTATGGCTATGATCGACCATTAA
- a CDS encoding tetratricopeptide repeat protein: MTTSKNWEELIASADEVLRRGNYDEACQLLEEAKSQAETFEPKDPRRVTGLHKLGNALAEAGRKEEAEACHKRAVDLTVSCFGPYHQKVADSTKELASLYFENGDYVKAEELCRKMLNIYEKSLGIKHQEVGLVSRNLAMILHQQNKLDEAEKYYKRALLILQDVLNPFDSGLIGLMQSYAELLQLSGREEEADHMIACALGRVSGKMRSVTGAHLPEIS, encoded by the coding sequence ATGACGACCTCTAAGAACTGGGAAGAGCTTATTGCATCTGCTGATGAGGTTTTGCGCCGTGGTAACTACGACGAAGCCTGCCAATTGCTGGAAGAGGCCAAGAGTCAGGCTGAGACATTTGAACCCAAAGACCCGCGCCGCGTAACTGGGCTGCACAAACTGGGTAATGCTCTAGCCGAAGCCGGACGCAAAGAAGAAGCAGAAGCTTGCCATAAAAGAGCCGTGGATTTGACTGTTTCTTGCTTTGGTCCCTATCACCAGAAAGTTGCTGATAGTACTAAGGAGCTGGCTAGCCTATATTTTGAAAACGGCGATTATGTCAAAGCTGAAGAACTTTGCCGCAAAATGCTCAATATTTACGAGAAATCACTTGGTATTAAACATCAAGAAGTCGGTCTTGTTTCGCGCAATCTGGCTATGATTTTGCATCAGCAAAATAAACTAGACGAAGCTGAAAAGTATTACAAAAGAGCCTTACTGATCTTGCAAGACGTGCTCAATCCTTTTGATAGCGGCTTAATTGGGCTGATGCAGAGTTATGCCGAATTGCTGCAACTCAGTGGTCGGGAAGAAGAAGCAGATCATATGATTGCCTGTGCTCTTGGGCGGGTGTCTGGCAAAATGCGTTCAGTTACCGGTGCTCATCTGCCTGAGATTTCTTAG
- a CDS encoding glycerophosphodiester phosphodiesterase, whose product MRKNSITIVLVLLITATISQAITQPLVAKPLVFAHRGGKKWAPENTLSAFKRSVEAGVDGIELDIHKCKSGELVVIHDDTLERTTSGSGLVKDKTWSELKTLDCGSWYSPDFKGERLPLLSDVLSLVNGQLTINIEIKNCPMNYPGIADDLLAMLKDYKYPDKIIISSFDHKVLHEIATKSKRYKLAMLGDSVIADLPKYARTVGSQNWNPAFDCVRQDTVADAHKNGLTVNTWTVNDKEGWNKARELKVDTIITDDPVGLKAYLAGTK is encoded by the coding sequence ATGCGCAAAAACAGTATAACTATTGTCCTTGTCCTGTTAATTACAGCTACAATCAGCCAGGCAATAACACAGCCACTCGTAGCTAAGCCACTGGTGTTTGCTCACCGCGGTGGCAAAAAATGGGCACCCGAAAACACTTTGAGCGCATTTAAACGCAGCGTCGAAGCCGGTGTTGATGGTATCGAATTAGACATCCACAAATGCAAAAGTGGTGAGCTGGTAGTAATTCACGACGACACACTGGAGCGCACCACCAGTGGTAGCGGTCTGGTCAAAGATAAAACCTGGAGCGAGCTTAAAACTCTTGATTGTGGCTCCTGGTATTCACCCGACTTTAAAGGAGAGCGATTACCGCTCCTGTCCGATGTACTCAGCCTGGTAAACGGTCAGTTGACTATCAATATCGAGATCAAAAACTGCCCGATGAATTACCCAGGTATTGCTGATGATCTCCTGGCCATGCTCAAAGACTACAAATATCCAGACAAGATTATTATCAGCTCTTTTGATCATAAAGTGCTTCACGAGATTGCCACCAAATCAAAACGCTACAAGCTAGCCATGCTTGGTGATAGCGTCATAGCAGATTTGCCTAAGTACGCTCGCACTGTAGGATCTCAAAACTGGAATCCAGCTTTTGATTGCGTGCGCCAGGACACAGTCGCTGATGCCCACAAAAATGGGCTTACCGTCAATACCTGGACAGTAAACGACAAAGAAGGCTGGAATAAAGCCAGAGAACTAAAGGTCGATACCATCATTACTGATGATCCAGTCGGTCTCAAAGCATATTTAGCCGGTACAAAATAA
- a CDS encoding PAS domain S-box protein translates to MVARPILNLSLTTKSTAIICIVAFVLIYIGKTTLNLSADRLQNSYLVSKQFQLLDHLDSVVIELARAEAGEKEYLQTGSKAAKERYGAALSQIENDISKLRLLLSDRTQYVMLLEDLTESLSFRKSCAEEVMQLRDASGLEAAQLRSAQFDEEGMTQHVEWLARDVSRTINQEMTNRFSDLDRENLNSMAGISFILASALLALVFVIFGINRYVRERVISETSLREAQRALMEREARVRAIVGTAPDGIVTVTTDGAIETANMVFEQMFGYESGEMIGLKIEKVLPGFTLNHKEAKTGAVKELTGLKQDGTEVSLELSVSAVELGEQGVLIGIVRDITERRVVEERVKDFYSMVSHELRTPLASIRTALGLMESSFATDESRPVVKIASEEADRLMRLINDILDMRKIESGKLELYSDIYSAAQMVGKSVEGISNLGESKSIKFVQLPEPGIEVFCDQDRTMQVLTNMLSNAIKYSPDGGTIIVSTELIGNFCRFAVQDEGPGIPKNQTHKLFGRFEQLRSTDGLIRAGTGLGLAIAKAIVEEQGGQIGVDLPELGGSKFWFSLPLADQSDFDFADDEDDLAAT, encoded by the coding sequence GTGGTGGCTCGACCGATACTCAATCTATCTCTAACCACCAAGTCTACCGCTATTATTTGTATCGTTGCCTTTGTTTTGATTTATATCGGCAAGACGACGCTCAATCTATCAGCAGATCGCTTGCAAAATAGCTATCTGGTATCTAAGCAGTTTCAGTTGTTGGATCATCTTGACTCTGTGGTAATCGAGCTTGCTCGCGCCGAAGCCGGTGAGAAGGAGTATCTGCAGACTGGCAGTAAAGCGGCTAAGGAGCGCTATGGCGCGGCGCTCTCTCAAATCGAAAACGATATCTCAAAGTTGCGTCTTTTGCTCTCTGATCGTACACAGTATGTGATGTTGCTTGAGGATTTGACAGAATCACTCAGCTTTAGAAAGAGCTGTGCTGAAGAAGTTATGCAGTTGCGAGACGCTAGTGGACTGGAAGCAGCTCAGTTGCGCTCTGCTCAGTTTGACGAGGAGGGGATGACGCAGCACGTAGAGTGGCTTGCCCGAGATGTTTCGCGCACTATTAACCAGGAGATGACTAACCGTTTTAGCGATCTCGATAGAGAAAACTTGAATAGTATGGCTGGTATTTCTTTTATCCTGGCCTCTGCTCTACTTGCCCTTGTGTTTGTCATATTTGGTATTAATCGCTATGTGCGCGAGCGTGTTATCTCCGAGACGTCATTGCGAGAGGCGCAGCGGGCCTTGATGGAGCGTGAGGCCAGGGTGCGTGCTATCGTCGGTACTGCTCCTGATGGCATTGTTACTGTCACTACAGATGGTGCCATTGAGACGGCTAATATGGTCTTTGAGCAGATGTTTGGCTATGAGTCGGGCGAGATGATTGGTCTTAAGATAGAAAAGGTCTTGCCCGGCTTTACTCTCAACCACAAAGAAGCCAAGACTGGCGCTGTCAAAGAGCTAACTGGTTTAAAACAGGACGGCACAGAAGTCTCTCTGGAATTGTCTGTTAGCGCTGTCGAGCTAGGCGAGCAAGGTGTTTTAATTGGTATCGTGCGTGATATCACCGAAAGACGTGTTGTAGAAGAGCGTGTCAAAGATTTTTACTCCATGGTTTCCCATGAATTGCGTACTCCACTAGCCAGTATCCGCACTGCGCTAGGTCTGATGGAGTCGAGTTTTGCTACCGATGAGAGCCGTCCAGTCGTTAAAATTGCTTCTGAAGAAGCAGATCGGTTAATGCGGCTGATTAACGATATCCTCGATATGCGCAAAATCGAGTCAGGCAAGCTTGAGCTCTATAGCGATATCTACAGTGCGGCTCAGATGGTGGGCAAGTCGGTGGAAGGTATAAGCAATCTTGGTGAAAGCAAGAGTATAAAGTTTGTGCAGTTACCCGAGCCCGGCATCGAGGTTTTTTGTGATCAAGACCGCACGATGCAAGTGCTCACCAATATGCTGTCTAACGCTATAAAATACTCACCCGATGGTGGCACTATTATTGTCAGTACTGAGTTGATTGGTAACTTCTGTCGATTTGCCGTTCAGGACGAGGGACCTGGTATCCCCAAAAATCAAACTCATAAGCTCTTTGGTCGTTTTGAGCAATTGCGTTCTACCGATGGACTGATTCGCGCTGGCACCGGTCTTGGTCTGGCTATTGCCAAAGCAATAGTAGAAGAGCAGGGCGGACAAATAGGTGTTGATTTGCCTGAGTTAGGAGGCTCCAAATTCTGGTTTAGCTTGCCTCTGGCCGATCAATCTGATTTTGATTTTGCTGATGATGAAGACGATCTCGCCGCCACTTAA